The Anolis sagrei isolate rAnoSag1 chromosome Y, rAnoSag1.mat, whole genome shotgun sequence genome contains a region encoding:
- the LOC137095222 gene encoding WD repeat-containing protein 20-like yields MAAALAPPAQDGGPTPTPPPPQQQQQPPYEVKSQFRTREGSYRLLGAPEPRARPAGAATPSSSSSSSAAPPPPPPSSSSASGGAPPPPPPPAPSLPPVRLSLVRLNSSSGGGGGGGGGGDPGGEGDPGALAAERSRVCFNLGRELYFYSGSGGAPGRGRRSIDLKKPIDKRIYKGTQPTCHDFNQFTAASETISLLVGFSAGQVQYLDLIKKDTTKLFNEERLIDKTKVTFVKWIPETESLFLASHASGHLYLYNVEHPCGSASPQYTLLKQGEGFTVYGCKSKSARNPLLKWAVGEGALNEFAFSPDGRYLACVSQDGCLRVFHFDSMLLQGMMKSYFGGLLCVCWSPDGRYIVTGGEDDLVTVWSFAEGRVIARGHGHKSWVNAVAFDPFTTSTEDDGSGEFSGSDEDIQETSNFGRVRTSSTLSHLSKHSTKSTPSVTYRFGSAGQDTQFCLWDLTEDVLYPHHPLSRARTLTNTFSAGIPPSGSGGSNLAAESTGGGALPRSLSRSNSLPHPAVTSAAKSHVADGVVPFSIGKFATLTLQERKEKNAEKEHKRYHSLGNISKSNDKLNVVPKSKLDTAKVLGTSLCPRINEVPLLEPLICKKIAHERLTVLLFLEDCIITACQEGLICTWARPGKATLNSQNGGSPSGTVV; encoded by the exons ATGGCGGCGGCGCTGGCTCCTCCGGCCCAGGACGGAGGCCCGACGCCAACGCCGCCGCCGcctcagcagcaacagcagccgcCCTACGAGGTGAAGAGCCAGTTCCGGACCAGGGAGGGCTCCTACCGGCTGCTGGGGGCGCCCGAGCCGAGGGCCAGGCCCGCCGGAGCGGccaccccttcttcttcctcctcttcctccgcagCGCCGCCACCTCCGCCGCCCTCGTCGTCTTCCGCCTCGGGAGGAGCCCCGCCGCCGCCTCCACCGCCCGCCCCCTCGCTGCCTCCCGTCCGCCTCTCCCTGGTGCGGCTGAACTCTtccagcggaggaggaggaggaggaggcggaggggggGACCCCGGCGGGGAGGGCGACCCCGGGGCCTTGGCTGCTGAGAGGAGCCGCGTCTGCTTCAACCTGGGCAGGGAGCTCTACTTCTACTCCGGGTCCGGAGGCGCGCCTGGGAGGGGACGACGG TCCATTGACCTAAAGAAACCCATTGACAAGAGGATCTATAAGGGGACGCAGCCTACTTGCCACGACTTCAACCAGTTCACAGCTGCATCAGAAACTATCTCGCTGCTGGTTGGCTTCTCAGCTGGGCAGGTGCAGTACCTGGATCTCATCAAAAAAGATACCACTAAACTATTCAACGAAGAG CGACTGATTGACAAGACCAAGGTGACTTTTGTGAAGTGGATCCCTGAGACGGAGAGCCTTTTCCTGGCCTCCCACGCCAGTGGCCACTTGTACCTGTACAACGTGGAGCACCCCTGCGGCTCAGCCTCTCCCCAGTACACCCTCCTGAAACAAGGCGAGGGCTTCACTGTCTACGGCTGCAAGAGCAAGAGCGCTCGCAACCCACTCCTGAAGTGGGCAGTCGGCGAAGGAGCCCTCAACGAATTCGCCTTCTCCCCCGACGGGCGCTACCTGGCTTGTGTCAGCCAAGACGGCTGCCTCCGTGTCTTCCATTTTGACTCCATGCTTCTGCAGGGGATGATGAAGAGCTACTTCGGGGGCCTGCTGTGCGTCTGTTGGAGCCCCGACGGGCGCTACATTGTGACGGGGGGCGAGGACGACCTGGTAACAGTCTGGTCCTTTGCCGAGGGCCGGGTCATTGCCAGGGGCCACGGCCACAAGTCGTGGGTCAATGCTGTGGCTTTTGACCCCTTCACCACTAGCACGGAGGACGACGGAAGTGGGGAGTTCAGTGGGAGTGACGAGGACATCCAAGAGACGTCCAATTTTGGCAGGGTAAGGACAAGCAGCACCCTCTCCCACCTCTCTAAGCACAGCACCAAAAGTACGCCCTCGGTGACTTACCGCTTTGGCTCTGCCGGCCAGGACACCCAGTTCTGCCTTTGGGATCTGACGGAAGACGTCTTGTACCCTCATCACCCGCTCTCCCGGGCCCGAACGCTCACCAACACCTTCAGCGCCGGCATCCCCCCTTCTGGGAGTGGTgggagcaacctggctgctgaatcCACCGGCGGAGGGGCCCTCCCTCGCTCGCTGTCCCGCTCCAACAGCTTGCCCCACCCAGCCGTCACCAGCGCCGCCAAGAGCCACGTGGCCGATGGGGTGGTGCCCTTCAGCATCGGCAAGTTCGCCACCCTGACCTTGCAGGAGCGGAAGGAGAAGAACGCCGAGAAAGAGCACAAGCGCTACCACAGCTTGGGCAACATCAGCAAGAGCAACGACAAGCTCAACGTGGTGCCCAAAAGCAAGCTGGATACCGCCAAGGTCTTGGGCACCTCCCTGTGCCCCCGCATCAACGAAGTGCCCCTCCTGGAGCCCCTCATTTGCAAGAAGATTGCCCACGAACGGCTGACCGTCTTGCTTTTCCTGGAGGACTGTATCATTACCGCTTGCCAGGAGGGCCTCATCTGCACCTGGGCCAGGCCGGGGAAAGCA